In Hallerella succinigenes, the following are encoded in one genomic region:
- a CDS encoding acetolactate synthase large subunit: MNAAEILIRCLENEGVQYIFGIPGEETLEIMEAIKNSSIQFITVRHEQGAAFMADVCGRLTGKAGVCLSTLGPGATNLVTGVADANSDGAPLVAITGQVGTERMHLTSHQYLDLVNMFTPITKRSKQIVRPDTVNEIVRIAFKYAEAEKPGACHIDLPCNIAAQEVSNEIAQIPLKHHRENRRIASNEAILKAAELIRSAERPVILAGHSAVRNQASKTLAKFAEKTKIPVISTMMAKGIIPCNSPYSLWCIGIPQKDYPNYAIEKADLVIAVGYDIVEYAPVKWNPNGDKRIVHIDETPNHVNKFYQPEEEVIGHITESLLALEKLCKNREEPEWAFDIRQKMVNDQSMFDDCDSFPPKPQKVLHDIRRVMGEEDILISDVGAHKMWIAREYHCYYPNTCIISNGFATMGIAVPGALAAKLLNPNKKVLAVSGDGGFMMNSQELETARRYHLPFVTLIFTDANYGLIKWKQEERYGESYAIGFSNPDFVKYAESLYLKGYRIEKAADIIPTLEEAFRQDVPCIIECPIDYAANMELSAHLKNDLPKEMADEF; the protein is encoded by the coding sequence ATGAATGCGGCTGAAATTTTAATCCGTTGTTTAGAGAATGAAGGTGTCCAGTATATATTCGGGATTCCCGGCGAAGAAACCCTGGAAATCATGGAGGCCATCAAGAACTCCTCAATCCAGTTTATAACGGTGCGCCATGAACAGGGTGCGGCTTTTATGGCCGATGTCTGCGGACGTTTGACCGGCAAGGCGGGTGTCTGCCTTTCGACCCTTGGACCGGGAGCCACCAATCTGGTGACGGGTGTCGCCGATGCCAATTCCGACGGCGCTCCCCTAGTGGCGATTACGGGCCAGGTCGGCACGGAGCGCATGCATTTGACAAGCCATCAGTACCTGGATCTCGTGAACATGTTTACGCCGATCACCAAAAGATCGAAACAGATCGTACGACCGGATACGGTAAACGAAATCGTTCGCATCGCTTTCAAGTACGCGGAAGCCGAAAAACCGGGCGCTTGCCACATTGACCTTCCCTGCAATATCGCAGCCCAGGAAGTCTCTAACGAGATTGCCCAGATTCCGCTGAAGCATCACCGTGAAAACCGTCGCATCGCAAGCAATGAAGCGATTCTCAAAGCGGCGGAGCTGATCCGTTCCGCAGAACGGCCCGTGATCCTCGCCGGGCATTCCGCCGTTCGAAATCAGGCCTCCAAGACTCTCGCAAAATTTGCCGAAAAAACAAAGATTCCTGTCATCAGCACGATGATGGCCAAAGGCATCATTCCTTGCAACAGTCCGTATTCCCTTTGGTGCATTGGCATTCCGCAAAAAGACTACCCCAACTATGCGATTGAAAAAGCGGACCTGGTGATTGCCGTGGGCTATGACATTGTGGAATACGCTCCTGTCAAATGGAATCCGAACGGCGATAAAAGAATCGTCCACATCGACGAAACCCCGAACCATGTGAACAAATTCTACCAGCCCGAAGAAGAAGTCATTGGGCACATCACGGAATCGCTGCTTGCCTTGGAAAAACTTTGCAAGAACCGTGAAGAGCCGGAATGGGCCTTTGACATTCGACAGAAGATGGTGAACGATCAGTCTATGTTCGACGATTGCGACAGTTTTCCGCCGAAGCCCCAAAAAGTTCTACACGACATTCGACGCGTGATGGGCGAAGAAGATATCCTGATTTCGGACGTGGGCGCCCATAAAATGTGGATCGCCCGAGAATACCACTGTTACTATCCGAACACCTGCATTATTTCGAACGGTTTTGCAACGATGGGAATCGCCGTGCCGGGCGCTCTTGCCGCCAAGCTTTTGAATCCGAACAAGAAAGTTCTTGCCGTGTCCGGGGACGGCGGATTTATGATGAACAGTCAAGAACTGGAAACCGCAAGACGTTACCACCTGCCGTTTGTCACGCTTATCTTTACCGATGCCAATTACGGACTCATCAAATGGAAACAGGAAGAACGCTACGGCGAAAGCTATGCGATCGGATTTTCGAATCCGGACTTTGTGAAATACGCGGAAAGCCTGTACTTGAAAGGCTACCGCATTGAAAAAGCGGCAGACATTATCCCGACCTTGGAAGAAGCCTTTAGACAAGACGTGCCTTGTATCATCGAGTGTCCGATCGACTATGCGGCGAACATGGAACTTTCCGCTCATTTGAAGAACGATTTGCCGAAGGAGATGGCGGACGAATTTTGA
- a CDS encoding GDSL-type esterase/lipase family protein, whose translation MTAEKYTKWVACWGNATSITDRKEATYAKDLTLRYPIEICFSGSQLRFHFSNLTGTEPVQISKAFVAKKTSAEYKPVAITFGGRTVGEIPAGKEILSDEIPFAVSAGETVDVSLYLQNFTQMNAGTLVTGPLSKGSFCYGDFATAKDFPQDLSRSTNWFYFLNTVDIWTEEKNFALVCFGDSITAQDWPDYLKLRVKREGFENVSIIRRAVCGTRILREYSCITYAAYGLKGETRFPIEMDTAGAKSVLIQHGINDIIHPVGVDVNPFRPMSDMPTAKDLIEGVKKFYLPLAREKGLKVWSGTLLPIFGWRTYNAEKDMVRNEFNDWLRSSDLFDGCVDFDKALRDSQKPESFAIGMDSGDHLHPSAKAYEQMAEIISEDLLK comes from the coding sequence ATGACCGCAGAAAAGTACACGAAATGGGTCGCCTGCTGGGGCAACGCCACCTCCATTACAGACCGCAAGGAAGCGACCTACGCGAAGGATCTGACGCTCCGCTACCCCATCGAAATCTGCTTTTCGGGTTCCCAGCTGCGCTTTCATTTTTCGAACTTGACAGGAACGGAGCCGGTTCAAATTTCAAAAGCCTTTGTCGCCAAAAAAACTTCGGCGGAATACAAGCCCGTTGCCATTACCTTTGGCGGTCGCACGGTCGGAGAGATTCCCGCTGGCAAAGAAATTTTGAGCGATGAAATTCCGTTCGCAGTTTCTGCGGGCGAAACCGTCGACGTGAGCCTCTACCTGCAAAACTTTACCCAGATGAATGCGGGAACGCTTGTCACGGGTCCGCTTTCCAAAGGCTCTTTCTGCTACGGTGATTTCGCCACGGCAAAGGACTTTCCGCAAGATCTTTCCCGCTCCACGAACTGGTTCTACTTTTTGAATACAGTCGACATTTGGACCGAAGAAAAGAACTTCGCCCTCGTCTGCTTTGGAGACTCCATTACGGCGCAGGACTGGCCCGACTATTTAAAGCTCCGAGTAAAACGCGAAGGCTTTGAAAACGTTTCGATTATTCGCCGCGCGGTCTGCGGCACAAGAATTCTCCGCGAGTACAGCTGTATTACTTATGCGGCATACGGTTTAAAGGGCGAAACGAGATTCCCGATCGAAATGGATACGGCCGGAGCCAAATCCGTTTTGATTCAACACGGCATCAACGATATCATTCACCCGGTCGGTGTGGACGTGAACCCGTTCCGTCCCATGAGCGACATGCCCACCGCGAAAGATTTAATCGAAGGCGTTAAAAAGTTCTACCTGCCACTCGCCCGAGAAAAGGGCTTAAAAGTTTGGAGCGGAACCTTGCTTCCGATTTTTGGATGGCGCACCTACAATGCAGAAAAAGACATGGTTCGCAACGAATTCAACGATTGGCTCCGTTCGAGCGACCTTTTTGACGGTTGCGTGGACTTCGACAAGGCTCTCCGCGATTCCCAAAAGCCAGAAAGCTTTGCCATCGGAATGGACTCGGGCGACCACCTGCACCCCAGTGCAAAAGCCTACGAACAAATGGCAGAAATCATTTCCGAGGATCTCTTGAAATAA
- a CDS encoding TIGR01440 family protein, translating into MSGLNTYEVNDESIVKQIQKDTANAAQELVEAAKLHSGHIVVIGCSTSETLGEQVGSHSVPEVGKAILAGLESVFAPLGIYIAAQCCEHLNRAIIVERAAVPNAEIVNVVPQPKAGGSFATACYAAFQYPVALEHIKADAGLDIGGTLIGMHLKEVAVPVRLKQNRIGKALLIAARTRPKFIGGERAHYDESLKDGFPV; encoded by the coding sequence ATGTCAGGATTGAACACATACGAAGTCAACGACGAATCTATCGTCAAACAAATTCAAAAAGATACGGCAAATGCGGCACAAGAACTTGTCGAAGCCGCAAAACTCCATTCCGGACATATCGTCGTCATCGGTTGCAGCACAAGCGAAACCCTCGGTGAACAAGTCGGCAGCCATTCCGTGCCAGAAGTCGGCAAGGCGATCCTCGCTGGACTTGAAAGCGTTTTCGCACCCCTCGGCATTTACATCGCAGCCCAGTGTTGCGAACACTTGAACCGTGCCATCATCGTAGAACGAGCCGCGGTCCCGAACGCAGAAATTGTGAATGTCGTTCCACAGCCCAAAGCCGGCGGCTCTTTTGCTACGGCTTGCTATGCGGCCTTCCAATACCCAGTCGCCCTCGAGCACATCAAGGCGGATGCCGGTCTCGATATCGGCGGAACGCTCATCGGTATGCATTTGAAGGAAGTCGCCGTCCCAGTCCGCTTAAAGCAGAACCGCATCGGCAAAGCTCTTTTGATTGCGGCCCGTACTCGTCCCAAGTTTATCGGCGGTGAACGCGCCCATTACGACGAAAGTTTAAAAGACGGCTTCCCAGTCTAA
- the leuC gene encoding 3-isopropylmalate dehydratase large subunit, giving the protein MGKNLYQKVFESHIVGKLPSGQYQLFIGTHLCHEVTSPQAFAMLREEGLKVKYPERTFATVDHIIPTTADARVRPFKDPISEEMLEHLEKNTRDFGVRFFGPDAGEQGVIHIVGPEEGVTQPGMTVACGDSHTATHGAFGAVAFGIGTSQVADVLATQTLAMSPLKTRRINFTGKLQPGVTAKDIALAYIAKLGVNGGVGYAYEFAGPVIENLDMEGRMTVCNMAIEGGARVGYCNPDEKTFAFLRGKPFAPKADKWDEAVAYWKSVASDPDATFDDEIEIDCNKLEPMVTWGITPAQAMQLNENMPKISEFSGSEQKVVREAYEYMGWEEGGKMLGTPIDIAFVGSCTNGRLPDLIAAAEIMKGNHVSPTVKMWVVPGSQKIKKEAEDLGLDKIFTDAGAEWRDAGCSLCLAMNPDKLQGRQVSASSSNRNFKGRQGSPSGRTILMSPIMVAAAAIEGKVTDVRKYIK; this is encoded by the coding sequence ATGGGCAAAAATTTATACCAAAAAGTGTTTGAAAGCCACATCGTGGGCAAACTTCCGAGCGGACAGTATCAGCTGTTCATCGGAACTCATCTTTGCCATGAAGTGACAAGTCCGCAGGCCTTTGCGATGCTTCGCGAAGAAGGCCTTAAGGTCAAGTATCCGGAACGTACATTTGCGACGGTTGACCACATTATTCCGACGACGGCCGATGCTCGTGTTCGTCCGTTCAAGGATCCTATTTCGGAAGAAATGCTTGAACACCTCGAAAAGAACACTCGCGATTTCGGAGTCCGTTTCTTTGGACCGGATGCTGGAGAACAGGGTGTGATTCACATCGTTGGCCCGGAAGAAGGCGTAACCCAACCGGGTATGACGGTCGCTTGCGGTGACTCCCACACTGCAACGCATGGTGCATTCGGCGCTGTGGCTTTCGGCATCGGTACAAGCCAGGTGGCAGACGTCCTTGCTACGCAGACGCTCGCCATGAGCCCGCTCAAGACCCGTCGCATCAACTTCACCGGCAAGCTTCAGCCGGGCGTGACTGCAAAGGATATCGCTCTCGCTTACATTGCAAAGCTCGGTGTGAACGGTGGCGTTGGCTACGCATACGAATTCGCTGGTCCGGTGATTGAAAATCTCGACATGGAAGGTCGTATGACGGTCTGCAACATGGCCATCGAAGGTGGCGCACGTGTCGGTTACTGCAACCCGGACGAAAAGACTTTCGCTTTCCTCCGAGGCAAGCCGTTTGCTCCGAAGGCAGACAAGTGGGACGAAGCGGTCGCTTACTGGAAGTCTGTCGCTTCCGATCCGGACGCAACGTTCGACGACGAAATTGAAATCGACTGCAACAAGCTTGAACCGATGGTTACCTGGGGCATCACCCCGGCACAGGCGATGCAGTTGAACGAAAATATGCCGAAGATCAGCGAATTCTCCGGCTCAGAACAGAAGGTTGTTCGCGAAGCCTATGAATACATGGGCTGGGAAGAAGGCGGCAAGATGCTCGGCACTCCGATCGATATCGCATTCGTCGGCAGCTGCACAAACGGCCGTCTCCCGGACTTGATTGCCGCAGCGGAAATCATGAAGGGCAACCACGTTTCGCCGACGGTGAAGATGTGGGTCGTTCCGGGTTCCCAGAAGATCAAGAAGGAAGCCGAAGACCTCGGCCTCGACAAGATCTTTACGGACGCCGGTGCCGAATGGCGCGACGCGGGATGCTCTCTCTGCCTCGCTATGAACCCGGATAAGCTTCAGGGCCGTCAGGTCAGTGCAAGCTCGAGTAACCGAAACTTCAAGGGCCGTCAGGGTAGCCCGAGCGGCCGTACGATTCTCATGAGCCCGATCATGGTGGCAGCCGCTGCCATCGAAGGTAAAGTGACCGACGTTCGCAAGTACATCAAGTAA